From one Comamonas piscis genomic stretch:
- a CDS encoding DegQ family serine endoprotease — MLPAAAQQTPAPAAVRGLPDFTDLVDQVGPSVVNIRTMEKVSSRQSQSGLDPEMLEFFKRFGLPVPSVPKQQRPQRPGAEGDEVPSGLGSGFILTADGYVMTNAHVVDGADEVIVTLTDKREFKAKIVGADKRTDVAVVKIDATGLPAVKIGDVNRLRVGEWVMAIGSPFGLENSVTAGIVSAKQRDTGDYLPFIQTDVAINPGNSGGPLLNMRGEVVGINSQIYSRSGGFMGISFSIPIDEAVRVSDQLRATGRVVRGKIGVQISTVSKDVAESIGLGKAQGAMVTGVESGSPAEKAGVEAGDIITKFDGKPLEKLADLPRWVGNTKPGSKSTVSVFRRGKTLDLPITIIEIPSDATADAAAASKEPEKSKPSTAAQQLGLVVTDLTDAQRKSMHLKGGVQIVSADEAAARAGLKQGDVILGIANTEINDLKQFDAAVAKADKAKPVNVLFRRGEWTQYVLIRPSK, encoded by the coding sequence ATGCTGCCGGCCGCAGCCCAGCAGACGCCCGCGCCAGCGGCGGTGCGGGGCCTGCCTGATTTCACCGATCTGGTCGACCAGGTCGGGCCATCGGTGGTCAACATCCGCACAATGGAAAAGGTCTCCAGCCGCCAAAGCCAGAGCGGCCTGGACCCCGAGATGCTCGAGTTCTTCAAGCGCTTTGGCCTGCCGGTGCCCAGCGTTCCCAAGCAGCAGCGTCCCCAGCGCCCCGGCGCTGAAGGGGATGAAGTGCCCAGCGGTCTGGGGTCAGGCTTTATCTTGACGGCTGACGGCTATGTGATGACCAATGCGCACGTAGTCGATGGTGCTGACGAAGTCATCGTCACCTTGACCGACAAGCGCGAGTTCAAGGCCAAGATCGTGGGCGCAGACAAGCGCACCGATGTGGCGGTGGTCAAGATTGATGCGACCGGCCTGCCCGCCGTAAAGATTGGCGATGTGAACCGTCTGCGCGTGGGTGAGTGGGTCATGGCGATTGGCTCGCCTTTCGGCCTGGAGAACTCGGTGACCGCCGGCATTGTCTCGGCCAAGCAGCGTGACACAGGTGATTACCTGCCCTTTATCCAGACCGATGTGGCCATCAATCCCGGCAACTCGGGTGGCCCGCTGCTGAACATGCGTGGCGAGGTGGTGGGTATCAACAGCCAGATCTACTCGCGCTCGGGTGGTTTCATGGGTATCTCCTTCTCTATCCCGATCGATGAAGCGGTGCGGGTGAGCGACCAGCTGCGTGCCACGGGCCGCGTGGTGCGCGGCAAGATCGGTGTGCAAATCTCCACCGTGAGCAAGGATGTGGCCGAATCGATTGGCCTGGGCAAGGCCCAGGGCGCGATGGTGACCGGTGTGGAAAGCGGCTCGCCAGCAGAGAAGGCCGGCGTGGAAGCGGGCGACATCATCACCAAATTCGATGGCAAACCGCTGGAGAAGCTGGCTGACTTGCCGCGTTGGGTCGGCAACACCAAACCTGGCTCCAAGAGCACGGTGTCTGTGTTCCGCCGAGGCAAGACCCTGGATCTGCCGATCACCATCATCGAGATCCCATCGGACGCCACGGCCGATGCAGCAGCTGCCAGCAAAGAGCCTGAGAAGTCCAAGCCATCGACTGCTGCTCAGCAGCTGGGTCTGGTTGTGACGGATCTGACCGATGCGCAGCGCAAGTCCATGCATCTGAAGGGTGGTGTGCAGATTGTGTCGGCTGATGAAGCTGCCGCGCGTGCCGGCCTCAAGCAAGGCGATGTGATCCTGGGTATTGCCAATACCGAGATCAATGACCTGAAGCAGTTTGACGCTGCCGTGGCCAAGGCCGACAAGGCCAAGCCTGTCAATGTGCTGTTCCGTCGGGGTGAGTGGACGCAGTATGTGCTGATTCGTCCCAGCAAATAA
- a CDS encoding sigma-E factor negative regulatory protein, with the protein MKSTVVADEQMSAWLDGELDAETLRHMLADLPALAEDQTCYASLQSYQVIGDAMRSAHGPCSDSLAFLDALNAKIALEPPLVAQGQPAPGLVAVPAVSTAATAAPVVGSAEAANHSVFRWKMLAGFATVAAVAMVGWNSMGLLSGGAAGSAQQQLASAASSQVVASAAPIRPVAANAQGLIEQPVTVGQNSTIMLRDPRLDEVLAARGQIGVTANLQMPAGFLRNATFNAEKRTGGCADKASRLC; encoded by the coding sequence ATGAAAAGTACCGTCGTGGCCGACGAGCAAATGTCCGCCTGGCTCGATGGTGAGTTGGATGCGGAGACGCTCCGCCACATGCTGGCTGATCTGCCAGCGTTGGCGGAAGACCAGACATGCTACGCCTCGTTGCAGTCTTACCAGGTAATAGGCGACGCGATGCGCTCAGCGCACGGCCCTTGTTCCGATAGCCTGGCCTTTCTGGATGCGCTGAATGCCAAGATTGCACTGGAGCCGCCGTTGGTGGCCCAGGGCCAGCCGGCGCCCGGCTTGGTCGCTGTGCCTGCGGTATCCACTGCAGCAACCGCAGCCCCCGTAGTAGGTAGTGCAGAGGCCGCCAACCACTCCGTCTTCCGCTGGAAGATGTTGGCTGGTTTTGCCACGGTGGCCGCTGTGGCCATGGTGGGCTGGAACAGCATGGGCTTGCTCTCGGGTGGTGCAGCCGGCAGCGCGCAGCAGCAGTTGGCAAGCGCCGCATCATCGCAAGTGGTGGCGTCCGCTGCGCCTATCCGGCCGGTAGCTGCCAATGCGCAGGGTTTGATCGAGCAGCCAGTGACGGTGGGACAGAACTCCACCATCATGCTGCGCGATCCGCGCCTGGATGAGGTGCTCGCTGCCCGCGGTCAGATTGGCGTGACGGCCAACCTGCAGATGCCTGCCGGTTTCTTGCGCAATGCCACCTTCAATGCCGAGAAGCGGACTGGTGGTTGCGCCGACAAGGCTTCGCGGCTGTGCTGA
- the rpoE gene encoding RNA polymerase sigma factor RpoE, with protein MTGTPTASTPNANDSDLQLVQRTVAGDQKAYGLLVLKYQRRIERLIGRMVRDVDLVPDLAQETFLRAYRALPQFRGDAQFYTWLYRIAVNTAKKAMVELMRNPVMTESALRAKDDDDETYAPGRELTTDETPETVIAAKEIAQAVNTAMDALPEDLRQAIVLREIEGMSYEDIAAAMDCPIGTVRSRIFRAREAISAKVKPMLERQSGKRW; from the coding sequence ATGACGGGAACGCCAACGGCCAGTACCCCGAATGCGAATGACAGCGATCTGCAGCTGGTGCAGCGCACGGTGGCAGGAGATCAAAAGGCCTATGGCCTGCTGGTGCTGAAGTACCAGCGCCGCATTGAGCGCTTGATTGGGCGCATGGTGCGCGACGTGGATTTGGTGCCGGATCTGGCGCAAGAGACATTTCTGCGCGCCTACCGGGCGCTGCCGCAGTTTCGGGGCGATGCCCAGTTCTACACCTGGCTGTACCGCATCGCTGTCAACACCGCCAAGAAGGCGATGGTGGAGCTGATGCGCAACCCGGTGATGACGGAAAGCGCTTTGCGCGCAAAAGACGATGATGATGAAACTTATGCGCCCGGGCGAGAACTAACGACCGATGAAACGCCGGAAACGGTCATCGCAGCCAAGGAAATTGCCCAAGCTGTGAACACCGCGATGGATGCGTTGCCCGAAGACCTGCGCCAGGCTATCGTGCTGCGCGAGATTGAAGGCATGTCTTATGAAGACATTGCCGCTGCGATGGATTGCCCCATCGGTACCGTGCGGTCGCGTATTTTTCGTGCCCGCGAGGCGATTTCCGCCAAGGTAAAGCCCATGCTTGAGCGCCAGTCCGGCAAGCGTTGGTAG